In Ascaphus truei isolate aAscTru1 chromosome 21, aAscTru1.hap1, whole genome shotgun sequence, one DNA window encodes the following:
- the NAA10 gene encoding N-alpha-acetyltransferase 10, producing MNIRNARPEDLMNMQHCNLLCLPENYQMKYYFYHGLSWPQLSYIAEDENGKIVGYVLAKMEEDPDDVPHGHITSLAVKRSHRRLGLAQKLMDQASRAMIENFNAKYVSLHVRKSNRAALHLYSNTLNFQISEIEPKYYADGEDAYAMKRDLTQMADEQLRKHVEVKDKVRPQPLSSIENKSDHRSVHVGDCCRDEKCGGSGGNAGKPEGTEDSGDSKDVSEVSEATESTDVKDSSEASDSAS from the exons ATGAACATCCGGAACGCGCGG ccagaGGACCTCATGAATATGCAACACTGCAACCTGCTGTGTCTGCCTGAGAATTACCAGATGAAGTATTACTTTTACCATGGACTATCCTggccacag CTGTCGTACATCGCAGAGGATGAAAATGGCAAAATTGTTGGCTATGTTCTGGCTAAAAT ggagGAGGATCCCGATGACGTCCCACACGGTCATATCACCTCTCTG GCCGTGAAACGCTCCCACCGGCGGCTGGGGCTGGCACAGAAGCTGATGGACCAGGCGTCCCGCGCCATGATTGAGAACTTCAATGCCAAATATGTCTCCCTGCACGTGCGCAAGAG CAACCGAGCCGCTCTGCATTTATATTCCAACACCTTGAACTTCCA AATCAGTGAGATTGAGCCCAAATACTACGCCGACGGAGAGGACGCTTACGCCATGAAACGGGACCTGACCCAGATGGCTGATGAG CAACTTAGGAAGCACGTGGAGGTGAAGGATAAGGTCCGCCCGCAGCCGCTGAGCTCCATCGAGAACAAGTCTGATCACCGATCGGTGCATGTGGGGGACTGCTGCCGGGACGAGAAGTGCGGGGGGTCCGGAGGGAACGCCGGGAAACCTGAGGGGACGGAGGACAGTGGGGACAGCAAGGACGTGAGCGAGGTCAGCGAGGCTACTGAGAGCACCGACGTGAAGGACAGCTCCGAGGCTTCAGATTCGGCCTCGTAA